In Argiope bruennichi chromosome 4, qqArgBrue1.1, whole genome shotgun sequence, a single window of DNA contains:
- the LOC129965507 gene encoding protein disulfide-isomerase-like isoform X1 — protein MFIKLLIATLCIASTIADEIKKENHVLVLTKDNFEGAIKDKNVLVEFYAPWCGHCKALEPQYAKAAESLAEEKSELLLAKVDATVETELAERYGVRGYPTIKFFREGKIFEYNGGRTSDEIIRWLKKKTGPPAVDLSSVEDAKKFVDSNEVAVVGFFKDLESADAKIFKSVASEMDDFVFGITDDDVVYSELKASKDGVILFKKFDEGRNEYEGELKEEDLKKFLKSNSLPLVVEFSHETAQKIFGGDIKAHNLLFISKESSDYESRVDVFRKVAKEFKGKVLFVTINTDDEDHEKIMDFFGLKKEDTPTMRLIKLEEEMAKFKPPTEGNSESEIRDFVNGVLEGKIKQHLLSEDIPEGWDKEPVKVLVGKNFDEVAFDKSKNVLVEFYAPWCGHCKQLAPIYDELGEKYKDRDDVVIAKMDATANELEHTKINSYPTIKLYKKGTNEVIEFNGERTLEGISRFIETDGVDGAAVKEEEEAEEAVREDAQAHRDEL, from the exons atgtttattaaattactaatagCTACGCTATGTATTGCATCCACTATTGCAgatgaaattaagaaagaaaatcatgTTTTAGTTTTGACAAAGGATAATTTCGAAGGTGCAATCAAAGATAAAAACGTTCTGGTCGAATTCT ATGCACCATGGTGTGGACATTGCAAGGCTCTTGAACCCCAATATGCCAAAGCCGCAGAGAGTCTAGCTGAAGAAAAATCTGAACTGCTCTTGGCTAAAGTTGATGCTACAGTTGAAACTGAACTTGCTGAACGGTATGGAGTTCGTGGATACCCAACCATCAAATTTTTCCGTGAAGGAAAGATCTTCGAATACAATG GAGGACGAACTTCAGATGAAATTATCAGATGGCTTAAAAAGAAAACTGGACCTCCCGCAGTTGATTTATCATCTGTAGAAGATGCTAAAAAGTTTGTTGATAGTAACGAAGTTGCTGTTGTTGGATTTTTCAAGGATCTTGAAAGTGCAGATGCAAAGATTTTCAAGAGTGTTGCATCAGAAATGGATGACTTCGTATTTGGTATTACAGATGACGATGTTGTTTATTCTGAACTTAAGGCCTCAAAGGATGgagtcattctttttaaaaag TTTGATGAAGGACGAAATGAATATGAAGGTGAATTGAAGGAAGAGGATctgaaaaaattcttgaaatctaaCAGCTTGCCATTAGTAGTTGAATTCAGCCATGaa ACAGCACAAAAGATCTTTGGTGGAGACATTAAAGCCCATAATCTTCTGTTTATCAGTAAAGAATCTTCAGATTATGAAAGCCGTGTAGATGTCTTCCGTAAGGTAGCAAAAGAATTCAAAGGCAAGGTTTTGTTTGTTACAATCAATACCGATGATGAAGATCACGAAAAGATCATGGACTTCTTTGGCTTGAAGAAAGAAGATACTCCAACTATGAGATTGATCAAGCTTGAAGAAGAAATGGCTAAATTCAAGCCTCCTACTGAAGGAAACAGTGAAAGTGAAATTAGAGACTTTGTAAATGGTGTTTTGGAAGGAAAGATAAAG CAACATTTACTTTCTGAAGACATTCCTGAAGGATGGGATAAAGAACCTGTAAAAGTTCTTGTAGGAAAGAATTTTGATGAAGTGGCTTTTGACAAATCCAAGAATGTTCTTGTTGAATTCT atgctCCATGGTGTGGTCACTGCAAACAGTTGGCTCCCATTTATGATGAGCTTGGTGAAAAGTACAAAGATAGAGATGATGTTGTTATTGCCAAAATGGATGCTACAGCAAATGAATTAGAACATACTAAAATCAATAGCTATCCcactattaaattgtataaaaaaggCACAAATGAG GTTATAGAATTCAACGGAGAACGCACTCTTGAAGGCATTAGCAGGTTTATTGAGACTGATGGTGTAGATGGGGCAGCTGTTAAAGAAGAG
- the LOC129965507 gene encoding protein disulfide-isomerase-like isoform X2, with protein sequence MFIKLLIATLCIASTIADEIKKENHVLVLTKDNFEGAIKDKNVLVEFYAPWCGHCKALEPQYAKAAESLAEEKSELLLAKVDATVETELAERYGVRGYPTIKFFREGKIFEYNGGRTSDEIIRWLKKKTGPPAVDLSSVEDAKKFVDSNEVAVVGFFKDLESADAKIFKSVASEMDDFVFGITDDDVVYSELKASKDGVILFKKFDEGRNEYEGELKEEDLKKFLKSNSLPLVVEFSHETAQKIFGGDIKAHNLLFISKESSDYESRVDVFRKVAKEFKGKVLFVTINTDDEDHEKIMDFFGLKKEDTPTMRLIKLEEEMAKFKPPTEGNSESEIRDFVNGVLEGKIKQHLLSEDIPEGWDKEPVKVLVGKNFDEVAFDKSKNVLVEFYAPWCGHCKQLAPIYDELGEKYKDRDDVVIAKMDATANELEHTKINSYPTIKLYKKGTNEVVEYNGERTLEGINKFIETDGEYGKAAPDEEEAEEAVREDAQAHRDEL encoded by the exons atgtttattaaattactaatagCTACGCTATGTATTGCATCCACTATTGCAgatgaaattaagaaagaaaatcatgTTTTAGTTTTGACAAAGGATAATTTCGAAGGTGCAATCAAAGATAAAAACGTTCTGGTCGAATTCT ATGCACCATGGTGTGGACATTGCAAGGCTCTTGAACCCCAATATGCCAAAGCCGCAGAGAGTCTAGCTGAAGAAAAATCTGAACTGCTCTTGGCTAAAGTTGATGCTACAGTTGAAACTGAACTTGCTGAACGGTATGGAGTTCGTGGATACCCAACCATCAAATTTTTCCGTGAAGGAAAGATCTTCGAATACAATG GAGGACGAACTTCAGATGAAATTATCAGATGGCTTAAAAAGAAAACTGGACCTCCCGCAGTTGATTTATCATCTGTAGAAGATGCTAAAAAGTTTGTTGATAGTAACGAAGTTGCTGTTGTTGGATTTTTCAAGGATCTTGAAAGTGCAGATGCAAAGATTTTCAAGAGTGTTGCATCAGAAATGGATGACTTCGTATTTGGTATTACAGATGACGATGTTGTTTATTCTGAACTTAAGGCCTCAAAGGATGgagtcattctttttaaaaag TTTGATGAAGGACGAAATGAATATGAAGGTGAATTGAAGGAAGAGGATctgaaaaaattcttgaaatctaaCAGCTTGCCATTAGTAGTTGAATTCAGCCATGaa ACAGCACAAAAGATCTTTGGTGGAGACATTAAAGCCCATAATCTTCTGTTTATCAGTAAAGAATCTTCAGATTATGAAAGCCGTGTAGATGTCTTCCGTAAGGTAGCAAAAGAATTCAAAGGCAAGGTTTTGTTTGTTACAATCAATACCGATGATGAAGATCACGAAAAGATCATGGACTTCTTTGGCTTGAAGAAAGAAGATACTCCAACTATGAGATTGATCAAGCTTGAAGAAGAAATGGCTAAATTCAAGCCTCCTACTGAAGGAAACAGTGAAAGTGAAATTAGAGACTTTGTAAATGGTGTTTTGGAAGGAAAGATAAAG CAACATTTACTTTCTGAAGACATTCCTGAAGGATGGGATAAAGAACCTGTAAAAGTTCTTGTAGGAAAGAATTTTGATGAAGTGGCTTTTGACAAATCCAAGAATGTTCTTGTTGAATTCT atgctCCATGGTGTGGTCACTGCAAACAGTTGGCTCCCATTTATGATGAGCTTGGTGAAAAGTACAAAGATAGAGATGATGTTGTTATTGCCAAAATGGATGCTACAGCAAATGAATTAGAACATACTAAAATCAATAGCTATCCcactattaaattgtataaaaaaggCACAAATGAG GTTGTTGAGTACAATGGAGAACGTACTCTAGAAGgcattaataaattcattgaaactgATGGAGAATATGGAAAAGCTGCTCCTGATGAG